A single genomic interval of Streptomyces sp. NBC_00663 harbors:
- a CDS encoding carboxymuconolactone decarboxylase family protein, giving the protein MEPRFNLFDSPTAAKIAKRFYNVSLALEESTLPKSLRELVELRVGQINGCGFCVDIHMKEAAAAGESVLRLGLVSAWRHSTVFTEAERAALALAEEGTRLADSAQGVTDETWAEVREHFDDDEVGALVCVISLINAATRMNVIVHKQGGDYEPGMFTSLSN; this is encoded by the coding sequence ATGGAACCCCGCTTCAACCTGTTCGACAGCCCGACCGCCGCGAAGATCGCCAAGCGCTTCTACAACGTCTCCCTGGCCCTGGAGGAGTCCACGCTGCCCAAGAGCCTGCGGGAGCTGGTGGAACTGCGGGTCGGCCAGATCAACGGCTGCGGCTTCTGCGTGGACATCCACATGAAGGAGGCGGCCGCGGCGGGCGAGAGCGTGCTGCGCCTCGGTCTCGTCTCCGCCTGGCGGCACAGCACCGTGTTCACGGAGGCCGAACGGGCCGCGCTGGCGCTCGCCGAGGAGGGCACGCGGCTGGCCGACTCGGCCCAGGGCGTCACGGACGAGACCTGGGCCGAGGTGCGCGAGCACTTCGACGACGACGAGGTGGGCGCGCTGGTCTGCGTCATCTCCCTGATCAACGCGGCCACCCGGATGAACGTGATCGTGCACAAGCAGGGCGGGGACTACGAGCCCGGAATGTTCACGTCCTTGTCGAACTGA
- a CDS encoding ABC transporter permease: protein MNLFHFIDAFFSDGAHWHGYDGIPTRLAEHLGYTLEALGLAVLIGLPVGLVTGHYGRGGNALSLVATAWRALPTFGLLVLLTLLYGFGLVNVMVPLVVLAVPPILVTTYEAMRSVDPSPVDAARGMGMSEAGVLFQVELPAALPLVLSGIRSGAIQIVSTATIAAYVGLGGLGRFIIDGLYQRDYEKVVGGATLVAGMALATLALFWAVGRFAVSAGVRRSG from the coding sequence GTGAACTTGTTCCACTTCATCGACGCGTTCTTCAGCGACGGCGCGCACTGGCACGGCTACGACGGCATCCCCACCCGCCTCGCCGAACACCTCGGCTACACCCTGGAGGCGCTGGGCCTCGCCGTCCTGATCGGTCTGCCGGTCGGGCTGGTCACCGGCCACTACGGCCGCGGCGGCAACGCCCTGTCCCTCGTCGCCACCGCGTGGCGGGCGCTGCCCACCTTCGGTCTGCTGGTGCTGCTGACCCTGCTGTACGGGTTCGGGCTGGTGAACGTCATGGTGCCGCTCGTCGTCCTCGCCGTGCCGCCCATCCTCGTCACGACGTACGAGGCGATGCGCTCCGTCGATCCCTCGCCGGTGGACGCGGCGCGGGGCATGGGTATGAGCGAGGCCGGGGTGCTGTTCCAGGTCGAACTGCCCGCCGCGCTCCCGCTGGTGCTCAGCGGGATCCGGTCGGGGGCCATCCAGATCGTCTCGACGGCCACGATCGCCGCGTACGTCGGTCTCGGTGGGCTCGGGCGGTTCATCATCGACGGGCTCTACCAGCGCGACTACGAGAAGGTCGTGGGCGGCGCAACGCTTGTCGCCGGGATGGCGCTGGCCACGCTCGCCCTGTTCTGGGCGGTCGGCCGGTTCGCGGTGTCGGCGGGGGTGCGGCGCAGCGGCTGA
- a CDS encoding ABC transporter permease, producing the protein MNWDRLFDIPSDLQHSWLGLVGLHLREALLPVLAGLLISLPLAQLCVRFRWLYPPVLWVTTILYAIPSLAFFVLLIDYTGQTELTVMIPLTVYSLVVLVPAIVDGVRSVPQETLAAATAMGLGPVRRYVQVQLPIAVPAIIAGLRVATVSSISLVSIGSIIGNQGALGNLINDANIYNRPELAVNAVLSMALLALLADGALVVVRLVLTPWMPRRVTRAKTKTSSRTMTKEVW; encoded by the coding sequence ATGAACTGGGACCGCCTCTTCGACATCCCCAGCGACCTCCAGCACAGCTGGCTGGGCCTGGTCGGCCTGCATCTGCGCGAGGCCCTCCTGCCCGTGCTCGCCGGGCTGCTGATCTCGCTCCCGCTCGCCCAACTCTGCGTGCGCTTCCGCTGGTTGTACCCGCCGGTGCTGTGGGTGACCACCATCCTCTACGCCATCCCCTCGCTGGCCTTCTTCGTCCTGCTCATCGACTACACCGGCCAGACCGAGCTGACCGTGATGATCCCGCTCACCGTCTACAGCCTCGTCGTGCTGGTCCCGGCGATCGTCGACGGAGTCCGCTCGGTCCCGCAGGAGACCCTCGCCGCCGCGACCGCCATGGGCCTGGGACCCGTACGCCGTTACGTCCAGGTTCAGTTGCCGATCGCGGTGCCCGCCATCATCGCGGGGCTTCGGGTCGCCACCGTGTCCAGCATCAGCCTGGTCAGCATCGGCAGCATCATCGGCAACCAGGGCGCCCTCGGCAATCTCATCAACGACGCCAACATCTACAACCGGCCCGAGCTCGCCGTGAACGCCGTGCTCAGCATGGCGCTGCTCGCACTCCTCGCCGACGGCGCCCTGGTCGTCGTACGACTGGTGCTGACGCCATGGATGCCGCGCCGGGTGACGCGTGCGAAGACGAAGACGAGTTCGAGGACGATGACGAAGGAAGTCTGGTGA
- a CDS encoding ABC transporter ATP-binding protein: protein MIRIDSVTKRYPDGTVAVDRLSLEIPDRAITVLVGPSGCGKTTTLRMINRMIEPSEGTILIDGQDSRQQPVNTLRRSMGYVIQNAGLFQHRTIIDNIATVPRLLGWKKDKARERARELMDRVGLDGSLAKRYPYQLSGGQQQRVGVARALAADPPVLLMDEPFSAVDPVVRKGLQDELLRIQGELGKTIVFVTHDIDEAVKLGTMVAVLRTGGKLAQFAPPAELLSHPADEFVEDFLGADRGVRRLSFFPSTELELTMAPVVTAGGGTEGADTGAEFLLVTDAEGRPLGWTRPKDLAAADGQLLSYGRPFVAGSDSLRAALDCAVLSPTGWAVAVDADGKVTGVVSQQTIARAIRGAHAEGRTDAKVTG from the coding sequence TTGATACGGATAGATTCAGTCACCAAGCGGTACCCGGACGGCACGGTGGCGGTCGACCGGCTCTCGTTGGAGATACCCGACCGCGCCATCACCGTCCTCGTCGGACCCTCGGGCTGCGGCAAGACCACCACCCTGCGCATGATCAACCGGATGATCGAGCCCAGCGAGGGCACGATCCTCATCGACGGCCAGGACAGCCGGCAGCAGCCGGTCAACACCCTGCGCCGGTCCATGGGGTACGTCATCCAGAACGCCGGCCTCTTCCAGCACCGCACCATCATCGACAACATCGCGACCGTGCCCCGGCTGCTCGGCTGGAAGAAGGACAAGGCCCGCGAGCGCGCCCGGGAGCTCATGGACCGGGTCGGGCTCGACGGCTCGCTCGCCAAGCGGTACCCGTACCAACTCTCCGGCGGTCAGCAGCAGCGCGTCGGCGTCGCCCGGGCGCTCGCCGCCGACCCGCCCGTCCTCCTCATGGACGAGCCGTTCTCCGCCGTCGACCCCGTGGTGCGCAAGGGGCTTCAGGACGAACTCCTGCGGATCCAGGGTGAGTTGGGCAAGACCATCGTCTTCGTCACCCACGACATCGACGAGGCCGTCAAGCTCGGCACGATGGTCGCCGTGCTGCGCACCGGCGGCAAGCTCGCCCAGTTCGCACCGCCCGCGGAGCTGCTGTCGCACCCGGCGGACGAGTTCGTGGAGGACTTCCTGGGCGCGGACCGGGGCGTCCGGCGGCTCTCCTTCTTCCCGTCCACAGAGCTGGAACTGACCATGGCACCCGTCGTCACCGCGGGCGGCGGCACCGAGGGGGCGGACACCGGCGCCGAGTTCCTCCTGGTGACGGACGCCGAGGGCAGGCCGCTCGGCTGGACCAGGCCGAAGGACCTCGCTGCCGCGGACGGCCAACTGCTGTCCTACGGACGCCCGTTCGTCGCCGGCAGCGACTCGCTGCGGGCCGCGCTGGACTGCGCGGTGCTCTCGCCCACCGGATGGGCCGTGGCCGTGGACGCGGACGGCAAGGTGACCGGCGTGGTGTCCCAGCAGACGATCGCCCGGGCGATCAGGGGCGCCCACGCCGAGGGCCGAACGGACGCGAAGGTCACCGGATGA
- a CDS encoding ArnT family glycosyltransferase → MTTLAPPSARERGHRAAPPARSDRLRRVFTGAPDDPRWARPALWAVLVLATALYAWNLSSVTGNSFYDAAVYSGTKSWKAFFFGALDAGSFITVDKPPFALWVMGLSARVLGYGTWQLALPMVAVGVGSVALLYRMVKRDFGVVAATIAALALTLTPITVAINRDTNPDPILVFLMLLGAAALLKAVRTGRLMPLVWSGVAIGFAFNTKMMQAYVVLPAFFLVYLWAARGSLGRRIRNLAVGTVALVVSSAWWMVVVDLIPASSRPYIGGSTDNTVWDLVIGYNGFGRIFGASSSVGSQGNGASFGGEAGLYRLFNSIMGGQISWLIPFALVALVAGLVLRGRAPRTDARRAALLLWGGWFVLHYVTFALAEGTFHPYYVTAMAPGIAALAGIGSVMLYRAFVEGSAAKWGWVLPGAIAVSAVWAVVLLQRVSGSGTLYTVAEVVAGVSGAAAVLGLLLGRFMRRQRLMGFAALAAVVALLAGPAAYSVSAATTASANGTNPTAGPNTGGGMGGGGGMGGDGGERPSGEAPTGTTGSDGQPPSGSASSSSSSSTESDAQGERSGNAGGGMGGGGTQVSSAMITYLKKNQDGATWLVAVATDQTASSIILESGQPVISMGGWSGSDDAMTLAKLKSLVKAGKLHYIVISDSGQGSSNSEISTWVKKNGTAVSDYSGLYRLDASDVG, encoded by the coding sequence ATGACGACCCTCGCCCCACCGTCGGCCCGAGAGCGCGGACACCGCGCCGCTCCCCCGGCCCGCAGCGACCGCCTGCGCCGTGTGTTCACCGGCGCGCCCGACGACCCCCGCTGGGCCCGCCCCGCCCTCTGGGCGGTCCTGGTCCTGGCGACGGCCCTGTACGCCTGGAACCTGTCCTCCGTCACCGGCAACTCCTTCTACGACGCGGCCGTCTACTCCGGCACGAAGAGCTGGAAGGCGTTCTTCTTCGGGGCGTTGGACGCGGGCAGTTTCATCACGGTGGACAAACCCCCGTTCGCGCTGTGGGTGATGGGCCTGTCGGCTCGCGTACTCGGTTACGGCACCTGGCAGTTGGCGCTGCCGATGGTGGCCGTGGGGGTGGGCTCGGTGGCGCTGCTGTACCGCATGGTCAAGCGGGACTTCGGCGTGGTGGCGGCGACGATCGCCGCGCTGGCGCTCACCCTGACCCCCATCACGGTGGCCATCAACCGCGACACCAACCCCGACCCGATCCTCGTCTTCCTGATGCTCCTGGGCGCGGCGGCCCTGCTGAAGGCCGTGCGCACGGGCCGGCTGATGCCGCTGGTCTGGTCCGGTGTGGCGATCGGGTTCGCGTTCAACACGAAGATGATGCAGGCGTACGTGGTGCTGCCGGCGTTCTTCCTGGTGTACCTGTGGGCGGCGCGCGGCTCGCTCGGCCGGCGTATCCGCAACCTGGCGGTCGGCACGGTGGCGTTGGTGGTGTCGAGCGCGTGGTGGATGGTCGTCGTGGACCTCATCCCGGCCTCCTCCCGCCCCTACATCGGCGGCTCGACCGACAACACGGTGTGGGACCTGGTCATCGGCTACAACGGCTTCGGCCGGATCTTCGGGGCGAGTTCGTCGGTGGGCTCGCAGGGCAACGGGGCGAGCTTCGGCGGCGAGGCGGGCCTGTACCGGCTGTTCAACAGCATCATGGGCGGCCAGATCTCATGGCTGATCCCGTTCGCGCTGGTGGCGCTGGTGGCCGGCCTGGTACTGCGCGGCCGGGCCCCGCGCACGGACGCCAGGCGGGCGGCGCTGCTGCTGTGGGGCGGCTGGTTCGTCCTCCACTACGTGACCTTCGCACTGGCCGAGGGCACCTTCCACCCGTACTACGTCACGGCGATGGCACCGGGCATCGCGGCGCTGGCCGGGATCGGGAGCGTGATGCTCTACCGGGCGTTCGTTGAGGGTTCGGCGGCGAAGTGGGGCTGGGTGCTGCCGGGGGCGATCGCGGTCAGCGCGGTCTGGGCGGTCGTCCTGCTCCAGCGGGTGTCGGGCTCCGGGACGCTGTACACGGTGGCGGAGGTCGTCGCCGGGGTCTCGGGTGCGGCGGCGGTGTTGGGCCTGCTCCTTGGCCGCTTCATGAGGCGGCAGCGGTTGATGGGCTTCGCGGCGCTGGCCGCGGTCGTCGCCCTGCTGGCGGGTCCCGCCGCGTACTCGGTGTCGGCGGCGACGACCGCGAGCGCGAACGGCACGAATCCGACGGCGGGTCCGAACACGGGCGGTGGGATGGGTGGCGGGGGCGGTATGGGTGGCGACGGCGGTGAACGGCCGAGCGGAGAGGCTCCGACCGGTACGACCGGCTCCGACGGCCAGCCTCCGTCGGGCAGCGCCTCGTCGTCCTCCTCCTCGTCCACCGAGTCCGATGCGCAGGGCGAGCGGAGTGGCAACGCCGGTGGCGGCATGGGCGGCGGAGGCACCCAGGTCTCGTCGGCGATGATCACGTACCTGAAGAAGAACCAGGACGGAGCGACGTGGCTGGTCGCGGTCGCCACCGACCAGACGGCGTCCTCGATCATCCTGGAGTCCGGCCAGCCGGTCATCTCCATGGGCGGCTGGTCCGGCAGCGACGACGCGATGACTCTCGCGAAGCTGAAGAGCCTGGTGAAGGCCGGCAAGCTCCACTACATCGTGATCAGCGACAGCGGCCAGGGTTCGTCGAACTCCGAGATCTCGACGTGGGTGAAGAAGAACGGGACGGCGGTGTCGGACTACAGCGGGCTGTATCGGCTGGACGCTTCGGACGTCGGCTGA
- a CDS encoding TIR-like protein FxsC, translating to MRFFFSYARADLVDPFLDRFYEDLCLDVSTKGGVPLDSVGFIDREQPSGGPWAGMLSEALAQCEVFVPVYSPHYFISEVSGKEWSAFAARVAAHEQATGVRTKSIVPVWWLPSRAELPPVAGGLHDPRDAFGADYKKYGLRTLVRRPKYKDQYLEFRDRYTDMILKAAETPPAPHQVPDLLALPNAFAMAERPAPAAGQIPAARAGGGARKVVFVVAVGRRDDMLNVEHAELDLYGEELVDWRPYHPAFSGSIVVRAQGVAFTRDMESQVLPADDSLFTLLEGPAERSCLVVLIVDSRAVELNAYQELFARLDRTRSRNSIVLVPSDLDELSKGPRGSDLYNRLYASLGNWMDAGGGAFRGDMPSMQDFERVLGQVLIEIQGRIMRMADVVRRVNETGPQFRPVLTGPGGLGR from the coding sequence GTGCGGTTCTTCTTCAGCTACGCGCGTGCCGATCTAGTGGACCCGTTCCTCGACCGCTTCTACGAGGATCTGTGCCTCGATGTGTCCACCAAGGGCGGCGTGCCTCTCGACTCGGTGGGTTTCATCGACCGGGAGCAGCCGAGCGGGGGGCCGTGGGCCGGCATGCTGAGTGAGGCCCTTGCGCAGTGCGAGGTCTTCGTGCCGGTCTACTCACCGCACTACTTCATCAGCGAGGTGAGCGGCAAGGAGTGGTCCGCCTTCGCCGCCCGCGTGGCAGCGCACGAACAGGCGACCGGCGTCCGCACGAAGAGCATCGTTCCGGTGTGGTGGCTGCCCTCTCGTGCCGAACTTCCGCCCGTGGCCGGTGGTTTGCATGACCCCCGGGACGCGTTCGGCGCGGACTACAAGAAGTACGGGCTCAGGACCCTGGTCCGGCGACCCAAGTACAAGGACCAGTATCTCGAATTCCGCGATCGCTACACCGACATGATCCTCAAGGCGGCGGAGACGCCCCCGGCGCCGCACCAGGTCCCCGACCTCCTCGCCCTGCCCAACGCGTTCGCCATGGCCGAGCGACCTGCCCCGGCTGCCGGGCAGATCCCCGCCGCGCGCGCCGGAGGAGGCGCCAGAAAGGTGGTGTTCGTCGTGGCGGTCGGCCGACGGGACGACATGCTGAATGTCGAGCATGCCGAACTCGACCTGTACGGCGAGGAGTTGGTGGACTGGCGGCCGTATCATCCGGCCTTCTCCGGCAGCATCGTCGTACGGGCCCAGGGCGTGGCCTTCACCCGGGACATGGAATCTCAGGTACTGCCCGCCGACGACTCCCTGTTCACACTCCTCGAAGGACCCGCGGAACGCAGCTGTCTGGTCGTGCTCATCGTCGATTCCCGGGCGGTCGAACTGAACGCGTACCAGGAGCTGTTCGCCAGACTGGACCGGACCCGGTCCCGCAACTCGATCGTGCTGGTGCCCTCGGACCTGGACGAGCTGAGCAAGGGGCCGCGGGGCAGTGACCTCTACAACCGGCTCTATGCCAGTCTGGGCAACTGGATGGACGCGGGGGGCGGCGCCTTCCGCGGCGACATGCCGTCGATGCAGGACTTCGAGCGGGTCCTCGGCCAGGTGCTCATCGAGATCCAGGGGCGCATCATGCGCATGGCCGACGTCGTACGCCGCGTCAACGAGACCGGGCCGCAGTTCCGTCCGGTCCTCACCGGACCGGGAGGCCTGGGACGTTGA
- a CDS encoding KGGVGR-motif variant AAA ATPase: MRAGASRARIITFYSYKGGTGRTMALANAAWILASRGKRVLIVDWDLEAPGLHRYFHPFLPDKELLSSPGVMDLVWEFATAATDPATPDEPDWHETLAEIEPYALSVEHDFPERGAIDLIPAGRQDHLYSSLVTTFDWNNFYERLGGGGFIEALKRTMREHYDFILIDSRTGLSDTAGICTVQFPDILVNCFTLSNQAIDGAEAVAASVDRQRAGDQLRMFPVPMRVENGEADRLEHGRRYAQSTFGRYLSHVDDPERYWGDVEVPYRPIYAYEEVLAAVRDQPGHPGSLLAASERLVSYLTDGDVPESEPLEESVRQDLLRQFTRNMPLEPAALTGLRYSDERGKRVFITYAFDSPAHFEAVRELWYLLRDRGIDARLDLPPGQRQEDWPQWQREQLLRAELVLPVASAEYGRLPDDEVIQLRDVYYTYPARFLPVVLPNGSTDGLPGFLVPSTRKAQVTGVTAEGVAPVAELISRRAPAEAATQHDLGDSGRGWDPLFLESEFAEARDMLAEEVYWQLNEELNLRRADGPDLLPLRWTLSRRLVSRADPGRMAMASGDLLTDPGGLFASVPNGRLVLLGAAGSGKTTAAYRLALALLVMRRKNHHLPVPVMLPMASWDPNVLTLTDWIVDCLRRDHPGLLRTLERDGLERLVAGGGVLPFLDGLDELPRNSHTMAIKALNRSMAGTYVLTSRTAAYESAVRQIGLRLGQATVVELEPLEADDALRYLSQGLLEGDGRWGPVFSSLRTQSSRPLAQVLKTPFMLQLAAEVYREPSTDPAELLVFPDSGQIETHLLDALISTAYRGDHPFDAPPEKGRRWLSYLAAHMDRLGTVDFAWWELHRALSPWGMRLLLWYASLLFAIPLVALDYFARGGIHIDVIATLCLTTVLMLSAPQSPLPGSVFFAPSRLAPKSASPRASLRSDRRRALFALLGAGTSGTAISLALSLATSFSLISSVVVPLFLTLLLGTTFVLHSSAAARYAVTVYWLAACRRTPLRLMRFLEDAHVRGVLRRSGAVYRFPHVRLQRELAKEAGQPNP; this comes from the coding sequence TTGAGGGCCGGGGCATCGAGGGCGCGGATCATCACGTTCTACTCCTACAAGGGCGGCACCGGGCGCACCATGGCCCTGGCCAACGCCGCCTGGATCCTGGCTTCACGGGGCAAGCGGGTCCTGATCGTGGACTGGGACCTCGAAGCGCCGGGTCTGCACCGCTACTTCCATCCGTTCCTCCCGGACAAGGAGCTGCTCTCCTCACCCGGAGTCATGGACCTGGTGTGGGAGTTCGCGACGGCCGCAACGGACCCGGCCACCCCGGACGAGCCCGACTGGCACGAAACACTCGCCGAGATCGAGCCGTACGCCTTGTCCGTGGAGCACGACTTCCCCGAGCGAGGGGCCATCGATCTGATCCCGGCGGGCCGCCAGGACCATCTGTACTCGTCGCTCGTCACCACCTTCGACTGGAACAACTTCTACGAACGCCTCGGCGGCGGCGGCTTCATCGAGGCCCTCAAGCGCACCATGCGGGAGCACTACGACTTCATCCTGATCGACAGCCGCACGGGCCTCAGTGACACCGCGGGCATCTGTACCGTCCAGTTCCCCGACATCCTGGTCAACTGTTTCACCCTGAGCAACCAGGCGATCGACGGCGCGGAGGCCGTTGCCGCGTCGGTGGACCGGCAGCGCGCGGGCGATCAGCTGCGCATGTTCCCGGTGCCGATGCGGGTCGAGAACGGCGAGGCCGACCGACTGGAGCACGGCCGCCGTTATGCGCAGTCGACGTTCGGCCGCTATCTGAGCCATGTCGACGACCCCGAGCGCTACTGGGGTGACGTCGAGGTGCCCTACCGCCCCATCTACGCGTACGAGGAGGTCCTCGCGGCCGTCAGGGACCAGCCGGGGCACCCCGGCAGCCTGCTGGCGGCCTCGGAGCGCCTCGTCTCGTATCTCACGGACGGGGATGTCCCCGAGAGCGAGCCGCTGGAGGAGTCCGTACGACAGGATCTCCTGCGCCAGTTCACCCGCAACATGCCCCTGGAGCCGGCGGCGCTGACGGGGCTGAGGTACTCCGATGAACGCGGCAAACGGGTGTTCATCACCTACGCCTTCGACTCCCCCGCCCACTTTGAGGCCGTACGGGAACTGTGGTACCTCCTGCGCGACCGAGGCATCGACGCCCGGCTGGATCTGCCGCCCGGCCAGCGTCAGGAGGACTGGCCGCAGTGGCAGCGGGAGCAACTCCTGAGAGCGGAGCTGGTGTTGCCCGTAGCGTCGGCCGAGTACGGTCGTCTGCCGGACGACGAGGTCATCCAGCTCCGGGACGTGTACTACACGTATCCGGCCCGCTTCCTGCCCGTCGTCCTGCCGAACGGCTCGACCGACGGCCTGCCCGGGTTCCTGGTGCCGTCGACCCGTAAGGCGCAGGTCACCGGAGTGACGGCGGAGGGCGTGGCACCCGTGGCCGAGCTGATCAGCAGGCGCGCGCCTGCCGAGGCGGCCACACAGCATGATCTGGGCGACTCGGGGCGGGGCTGGGACCCGCTGTTCCTCGAATCGGAATTCGCCGAGGCGAGGGACATGCTGGCCGAGGAGGTGTACTGGCAACTGAACGAGGAACTGAACCTCCGCAGGGCCGACGGCCCCGATCTCCTCCCGCTCCGCTGGACCCTCAGCCGCAGGCTGGTGTCCAGGGCCGACCCCGGACGCATGGCCATGGCCTCCGGCGATCTTTTGACCGATCCCGGCGGCCTCTTCGCGTCCGTGCCGAACGGGCGCCTCGTGCTGCTCGGGGCGGCGGGATCGGGCAAGACGACAGCCGCGTACCGGCTCGCACTCGCCCTGCTGGTGATGAGAAGGAAGAACCACCACCTCCCGGTACCGGTCATGCTGCCGATGGCTTCATGGGACCCCAATGTCCTGACACTCACCGACTGGATCGTCGACTGTCTGCGGCGCGATCACCCGGGGCTCCTCCGCACGCTCGAACGAGATGGCTTGGAACGCCTGGTGGCGGGGGGCGGGGTCCTGCCGTTCCTGGACGGGCTCGACGAACTGCCCCGCAATAGCCACACCATGGCGATCAAAGCTCTGAACCGCTCCATGGCAGGCACCTATGTCCTGACCTCACGCACCGCCGCGTACGAGTCCGCCGTCCGTCAGATCGGCCTCCGACTGGGACAGGCCACGGTCGTGGAACTCGAACCGCTGGAGGCAGACGACGCGCTCCGCTACCTCTCGCAAGGCCTTCTGGAGGGCGACGGCCGGTGGGGGCCGGTCTTCAGCTCTCTCCGTACTCAGTCTTCCCGCCCCCTGGCACAGGTCCTGAAGACACCCTTCATGCTCCAGCTGGCAGCGGAGGTCTATCGGGAGCCTTCGACCGATCCCGCGGAGCTCCTGGTGTTCCCGGACTCCGGACAGATCGAGACGCACCTGCTCGACGCCCTCATCTCCACCGCCTACCGCGGCGACCATCCTTTCGACGCCCCACCGGAGAAGGGACGGCGTTGGCTGTCGTACCTCGCGGCGCATATGGACCGTCTGGGGACGGTCGACTTCGCCTGGTGGGAACTACACCGAGCGCTCAGCCCCTGGGGCATGAGACTGCTGCTCTGGTACGCGAGTCTGCTGTTCGCGATCCCCCTCGTGGCGCTGGACTACTTCGCTCGCGGCGGGATCCACATCGATGTCATCGCAACCCTCTGTCTGACCACCGTCCTGATGCTCAGTGCCCCGCAGTCGCCGTTGCCGGGCAGCGTTTTTTTCGCGCCGTCCCGACTTGCTCCGAAGTCGGCCAGTCCGCGGGCAAGCCTGCGGTCGGATCGGCGGAGGGCGCTGTTCGCTCTGCTCGGGGCCGGAACGAGCGGCACCGCCATCTCGCTCGCCTTGTCACTGGCAACCTCGTTCTCGCTCATCTCAAGCGTGGTCGTCCCCCTGTTCCTGACCCTCCTGCTGGGGACGACTTTCGTGTTGCACAGCAGCGCGGCGGCAAGATACGCCGTGACCGTCTACTGGCTGGCGGCCTGCCGACGAACGCCCTTGAGACTGATGAGGTTTCTCGAAGACGCTCATGTACGCGGAGTGCTACGACGCAGCGGAGCCGTCTACCGATTCCCCCACGTACGCCTTCAACGGGAACTGGCCAAGGAAGCCGGCCAACCCAACCCCTGA
- a CDS encoding FAD:protein FMN transferase, with protein MHRVEHVMGFPVSLRVDDEGDFEQAGDAVFAWLREVDARFSPFKPDSEVSRLGRGELAEPDVSDDLRLVLDLCEHYRTATGGAFDVRLPGRDLDPCAVVKGWSVQRAAELLASAGARRFVLNAGGDVVAAGGPWRVGVRHPEHADKLCTVLSLTDGAVATSARYERGDHIIDGRTGRPATGLLSLTVVAASLTEADAVATAAFAMGAEGVDWAASLPGVEVFAVDAERKVVRTAGFPTAGAERGA; from the coding sequence ATGCACAGGGTCGAGCACGTCATGGGCTTCCCGGTGTCGCTGCGCGTCGACGACGAGGGCGACTTCGAGCAGGCCGGCGACGCCGTCTTCGCCTGGCTGCGCGAGGTCGACGCCCGCTTCAGCCCGTTCAAGCCGGACAGCGAGGTGTCCCGGCTGGGCCGAGGCGAGCTGGCGGAGCCGGACGTGAGCGACGACCTCCGTCTGGTCCTCGACCTGTGCGAGCACTACCGGACGGCGACGGGCGGCGCGTTCGATGTCCGTCTGCCGGGCCGGGACCTCGACCCCTGTGCGGTGGTCAAGGGCTGGTCGGTGCAGCGTGCGGCGGAGCTGCTCGCATCGGCGGGCGCGCGCCGCTTCGTCCTCAACGCCGGTGGCGACGTGGTCGCCGCTGGCGGGCCGTGGCGCGTGGGCGTACGGCACCCCGAACACGCCGACAAGCTGTGCACGGTGCTGTCGCTGACGGACGGGGCGGTGGCGACGTCCGCGCGCTACGAGCGGGGGGACCACATCATCGACGGGCGCACCGGGCGTCCGGCGACGGGGTTGCTGAGCCTGACGGTCGTCGCCGCCTCCCTGACGGAGGCGGACGCGGTGGCTACGGCGGCGTTCGCGATGGGGGCGGAGGGCGTCGACTGGGCGGCCTCTCTGCCGGGCGTCGAGGTGTTCGCGGTGGACGCGGAGCGGAAGGTGGTGCGGACGGCGGGGTTTCCGACGGCGGGGGCAGAGAGGGGCGCGTAG
- a CDS encoding FMN-binding protein: protein MKRAIPVVVLSIAGLVPVWRYEPSLGGGTTTEAAPTPSASSSSSGGSSSGTVVKGTTVNTEKGPVEVQVTFAGEKITAVKLLQQPNHPQTTAAVPKLVAQTLEAQSADIDTVSGATITSEAYKESLQAAIDKNAKSASAASPSPTASEASAFQTIDGSALNTEKGPVQVQVTFEGEKITAVKMLQQPNHPQTTAAVPKLVAETLEAQSADIDTVSGATITSEAYKESLQAAIDAKG from the coding sequence GTGAAGCGAGCCATACCTGTAGTCGTCCTCAGCATCGCGGGCCTGGTCCCGGTCTGGCGCTACGAACCGTCCCTGGGCGGCGGTACGACGACGGAGGCGGCCCCGACCCCCTCCGCGTCGTCCTCGTCCTCCGGAGGCTCCTCGTCGGGCACGGTCGTCAAGGGCACGACCGTGAACACCGAGAAGGGCCCGGTGGAGGTCCAGGTGACCTTCGCCGGCGAGAAGATCACGGCCGTCAAACTGCTCCAGCAGCCGAACCATCCGCAGACCACGGCCGCGGTGCCGAAGCTGGTCGCGCAGACGCTGGAGGCGCAGAGCGCGGACATCGACACGGTGTCCGGGGCGACGATCACGAGCGAGGCGTACAAGGAGTCGTTGCAGGCGGCGATCGACAAGAACGCGAAGTCGGCGTCGGCAGCGTCCCCGTCCCCCACGGCCTCTGAAGCTTCCGCCTTCCAGACGATCGACGGCTCCGCGCTGAACACGGAGAAGGGCCCCGTCCAGGTCCAGGTGACCTTCGAGGGCGAGAAGATCACCGCCGTGAAGATGCTCCAGCAGCCGAACCATCCGCAGACCACGGCGGCGGTGCCGAAGCTGGTGGCCGAGACGCTGGAGGCGCAGAGCGCGGACATCGACACGGTGTCCGGTGCGACGATCACGAGCGAGGCCTACAAGGAGTCCCTCCAGGCCGCGATCGACGCGAAGGGCTGA